The Capsicum annuum cultivar UCD-10X-F1 chromosome 3, UCD10Xv1.1, whole genome shotgun sequence genomic sequence TCATAAACtttcaaaccataattatcaCCGTGCTTCAATCACAAAGCGACCATCGCGTGATCACATGGTATTTTGACCAGCTTAAACTTCCTGCAAGAACACGACCTTTCCAATAGGTCGACTTTGGTACAGTCACTACCGAACACTGTGAATTGCCTTTCGTTCTCGCTTAAGTTCTCCACATAGAAGGGGTCGCTCTAGCTCATATTGTCCCTTAAGATCTTTTCAGCGGCGGGCACAAATTTGTTATCCTTATATTTGAGGACATAGGTATGCCTTTTCCTGAATATATCACCAAACGTCTTAGCAATCCAATTGAATAAGAATGCTACGGGGTACTCCCTTCCGACAATCAACATAGAGTTCACTGACTCAGTAATATTTATGGTCATTACGTCAAACCTGTTGTTAGGGAAATATGCCTTGCTCTATTTCTCAAAACCAAGATTATGCTCGAGGAAAAAGGCTACCTCGGGACAATAGTTCTTGAATTCCATAAAATGGTCGCTAAACTGCTCGGGAGAATATGCCTTTGCCACATTGAAGAACAGATAGATGTGTTCTCCGCAGTAGCGATTTACCCGAAGATTTTTACCTAGGTACCTCATGCAGTACCCGTGATGAGCATGGTTATAAGCCTTTGCGATGTCATTGGCGATGCTCTAGTGCTTATTAGAGATAAAGCATAAATCTGGTCCATCGATCACAAtagacttcagcttctcaaagaagAATGTCCAAGATGCATCGTTCTCCTTGTCAACGACACAAAAGGCAATGGGATAAATATGGTTCTCCGTATCTTGTGCAACCGTGCTTAGCAGCACGCCCTCATACTTGCCGTATAAATGAGTGTTATCGACCGCAATAACCTTTCTCATGTGGGAGAATTCCCTAATGCAAGGGCCTAACGCTAAAAAGTAGTACATAAACCTACAATCGACCTTGTTCACCATGATAGAATAGGTAGTGCCAACATTAAGAGCGTCGATCATGTACGAAAAAGCCGGCAGGCAGGAATACTCGTGCTCCACTGTCCCTCAAACCATTTCTTTGGCAATCACACCCCCCAACTAACATTTCTAATAGGTTGGTCTACTTCTCAAGTTCTTGAAAATGATCCTCCGAATCTCACTAGTGTTCGGACCCTTTCCTTCGCGATACATATTCACACAGAGCGGTACAATGACTTTAGATGTGATTTTTCTATGGCTGCGCGTGGCGTATTCGATGCCACAATTATGATCTCCAACGTATTTATAGATGACGAATCTGTCTGTGCATTCATACTTCTTCACCCGCAATATCCACGCGCAACTAGGACAAACGCATTTCACCTTGAGAAATTTACCGCAGCTCTTCAACGTAGTATAATCAAAAGAATTTCTCACAACTGCTACatccaacaacaatttcagttcTTTTTTATTGCTAAATATTTGATTTAGCTGAAAATTAGCTCCGTCGGAGAAGGTATGGTTGGTTTGTGCTCCCAATCCACACTCTTCTCCTACTTCTTCAGAGAAAATTGAATCTTTCAATTCCATTGAATGATCTTCCGAATCCATTGGATGAGCATCCAATCTCTCATCTTCAAGTGAATCATGTTTGTCGATTGTCGGCTATGGTGGCGGTATTATCGGAAACCCCAGGACGACATTTATCCTCAATAATGGCCTAGAGCCATCGGTAGTGACAT encodes the following:
- the LOC124896663 gene encoding uncharacterized protein LOC124896663 produces the protein MDSEDHSMELKDSIFSEEVGEECGLGAQTNHTFSDGANFQLNQIFSNKKELKLLLDVAVVRNSFDYTTLKSCGKFLKVKCVCPSCAWILRVKKYECTDRFVIYKYVGDHNCGIEYATRSHRKITSKVIVPLCVNMYREGKGPNTMEHEYSCLPAFSYMIDALNVGTTYSIMVNKVDCRFMYYFLALGPCIREFSHMRKVIAVDNTHLYGKYEGVLLSTVAQDTENHIYPIAFCVVDKENDASWTFFFEKLKSIVIDGPDLCFISNKH